The following proteins are encoded in a genomic region of Nomascus leucogenys isolate Asia chromosome 17, Asia_NLE_v1, whole genome shotgun sequence:
- the RPS15 gene encoding 40S ribosomal protein S15 isoform X1, with protein MLGRGADLAEVEQKKKRTFRKFTYRGVDLDQLLDMSYEQLMQLYSARQRRRLNRGLRRKQHSLLKRLRKAKKEAPPMEKPEVVKTHLRDMIILPEMVGSMVGVYNGKTFNQVEIKPEMIGHYLGEFSITYKPVKHGRPGIGATHSSRFIPLK; from the exons ATGTTGGGGCGAGGGGCGGACCTG GCAGAAGTAGAGCAGAAGAAGAAGCGGACCTTCCGCAAGTTCACCTACCGCGGCGTGGACCTGGACCAGCTGCTGGACATGTCCTA CGAGCAGCTGATGCAGCTGTACAGTGCGCGCCAGCGGCGGCGGCTGAACCGGGGCCTGCGGCGGAAGCAGCACTCCCTGCTGAAGCGCCTGCGCAAGGCCAAGAAGGAGGCGCCGCCCATGGAGAAGCCGGAAGTGGTGAAGACGCACCTGCGGGACATGATCATCCTGCCCGAGATGGTGGGCAGCATGGTGGGCGTCTACAACGGCAAGACCTTCAACCAGGTGGAGATCAAG CCCGAGATGATCGGCCACTACCTAGGCGAGTTCTCCATCACCTACAAGCCGGTAAAGCACGGCCGGCCTGGCATCGGGGCCACCCACTCCTCCCGCTTCATCCCTCTCAAGTAG
- the RPS15 gene encoding 40S ribosomal protein S15 isoform X2, with the protein MAEVEQKKKRTFRKFTYRGVDLDQLLDMSYEQLMQLYSARQRRRLNRGLRRKQHSLLKRLRKAKKEAPPMEKPEVVKTHLRDMIILPEMVGSMVGVYNGKTFNQVEIKPEMIGHYLGEFSITYKPVKHGRPGIGATHSSRFIPLK; encoded by the exons ATG GCAGAAGTAGAGCAGAAGAAGAAGCGGACCTTCCGCAAGTTCACCTACCGCGGCGTGGACCTGGACCAGCTGCTGGACATGTCCTA CGAGCAGCTGATGCAGCTGTACAGTGCGCGCCAGCGGCGGCGGCTGAACCGGGGCCTGCGGCGGAAGCAGCACTCCCTGCTGAAGCGCCTGCGCAAGGCCAAGAAGGAGGCGCCGCCCATGGAGAAGCCGGAAGTGGTGAAGACGCACCTGCGGGACATGATCATCCTGCCCGAGATGGTGGGCAGCATGGTGGGCGTCTACAACGGCAAGACCTTCAACCAGGTGGAGATCAAG CCCGAGATGATCGGCCACTACCTAGGCGAGTTCTCCATCACCTACAAGCCGGTAAAGCACGGCCGGCCTGGCATCGGGGCCACCCACTCCTCCCGCTTCATCCCTCTCAAGTAG